Proteins from a genomic interval of Chroococcidiopsis thermalis PCC 7203:
- a CDS encoding glycosyltransferase family 4 protein, with protein MTTQSLALDAASASQAPDILIVSRVFPPDPGGIQDYTYNRCLQDPDRAIVLTAAHPGDKEFDRLQPFPVHRWLVPGFLHTFFDRAGWLGGVLKQLLYAIESFIVALLLYRRYRYRYIEWFHGFDFPVLLLLSYLLPIRFFIYLHGNDLLCPLSNPIFQALFQHTLQRAQGIVCNSRFTQDYLKDRCQLNTPTYIINPAIGVEKFGNLDRVPSLRAELRAQHGIPETAVVLLSVGRLVRRKGFDRAIENLPALVAEGIDVYYFICGRGPMESELKSLATRLGVDRRVFFTGYVPDERLASYYAACDLFVMPTFFDAAAKSIEGFGIVYLEAGYFGKPAIAARLGGVADAVRHEENGLLVDPNSSTELANALLRLCQDRQLRERLGSRGKELAERKPLHRSLYSNNQ; from the coding sequence ATGACTACACAAAGTCTTGCTCTAGATGCTGCGTCAGCCAGTCAAGCACCAGATATTTTGATTGTCTCTCGCGTTTTTCCCCCCGATCCAGGCGGAATTCAAGATTACACCTACAATCGTTGTTTGCAAGACCCCGATCGCGCGATCGTTTTAACCGCCGCTCACCCAGGAGACAAGGAATTCGATCGCCTGCAACCATTTCCAGTCCATCGTTGGTTAGTGCCTGGATTTCTCCACACTTTTTTCGATCGCGCTGGTTGGTTGGGTGGTGTCCTCAAGCAGCTGCTCTACGCGATCGAGTCGTTTATTGTTGCCCTCTTACTCTATCGTCGCTATCGCTATCGATATATTGAATGGTTTCACGGCTTCGATTTTCCCGTGCTATTACTGCTGAGTTATTTGCTACCGATCCGGTTTTTTATCTATTTACATGGAAACGATCTGCTCTGTCCTTTAAGCAATCCCATTTTTCAGGCTTTATTCCAGCACACGCTCCAGCGGGCGCAGGGTATTGTTTGCAATAGTCGTTTTACCCAGGACTACTTAAAAGATCGCTGTCAGTTGAATACGCCTACATATATTATCAATCCCGCGATCGGAGTTGAGAAGTTTGGCAATCTCGACCGCGTTCCCAGCCTTCGCGCCGAGTTGCGCGCTCAGCACGGCATTCCTGAAACAGCGGTAGTCCTTCTCTCTGTGGGGCGGCTGGTTCGTCGTAAAGGATTCGATCGGGCGATCGAGAATTTGCCCGCACTGGTGGCTGAAGGCATCGATGTCTACTATTTCATCTGCGGTCGAGGTCCAATGGAGTCCGAGCTAAAGTCCCTCGCAACTCGATTGGGTGTGGATCGCCGCGTGTTCTTTACCGGATACGTTCCTGACGAGCGATTGGCTAGCTACTATGCAGCCTGCGATTTATTTGTCATGCCAACCTTTTTTGATGCCGCAGCCAAAAGTATCGAAGGTTTTGGGATTGTTTACCTCGAAGCTGGATACTTTGGTAAACCCGCGATCGCGGCGCGGCTGGGTGGAGTAGCAGATGCAGTTCGCCACGAAGAAAATGGTTTGCTCGTAGACCCAAATTCTTCCACAGAACTTGCTAATGCTCTACTGCGTTTGTGTCAAGACCGACAGTTACGCGAACGGCTTGGTAGCAGGGGTAAGGAATTAGCAGAACGCAAACCTCTGCACCGATCGCTATATAGCAATAATCAGTGA
- a CDS encoding glycosyltransferase family 2 protein, translating into MITDLQRHERSSQMETSPLVSVIINNYNYGRFVAKAIDSVLEQTYKNVELIVVDDGSTDNSRQVIESYGDRLIAIFQENSGQGTALNAGIARAKGEIICFLDADDFFHPEKITRVVATFAEHPEWVQLGHCWTSVDAEGVPIGSSTSSILNQGDVRNLLLQWGRYATAITSALAYRRTVLQQVLPIPTQRTEAADTYLTATVPFYGEVGSINEPLMFYRIHGKNRQAHSGNWSRMLHQRELTAAYVDRAAATVGLVERSNLQRDVDYRSFKAIERGKGSWIGALQVAWLSWQESQAIGRSMKDTLVRLVFRSTCTLFPQQGILLLRYGLRGYVRWKFLGQAPKT; encoded by the coding sequence ATGATAACCGATCTGCAACGGCACGAGCGTTCTAGCCAGATGGAAACATCTCCGCTCGTCAGTGTCATCATCAATAACTACAACTACGGACGTTTTGTTGCTAAAGCAATTGATAGCGTTTTGGAGCAAACATACAAAAATGTTGAATTAATCGTCGTTGATGATGGTTCTACGGATAATTCGCGGCAAGTTATTGAGTCCTATGGCGATCGCCTCATCGCGATTTTTCAGGAAAATTCCGGGCAAGGAACGGCATTGAATGCCGGAATTGCCAGAGCTAAAGGCGAAATTATTTGTTTTCTAGATGCTGATGACTTCTTTCACCCCGAAAAGATAACAAGAGTCGTCGCCACTTTTGCCGAGCATCCTGAATGGGTGCAGCTCGGTCACTGCTGGACTTCTGTAGATGCTGAGGGAGTCCCAATTGGCAGCAGCACTTCTAGTATTCTCAACCAAGGAGATGTCCGCAATTTATTATTGCAATGGGGAAGATACGCCACGGCAATTACGTCTGCCCTAGCCTATCGCCGTACGGTTCTCCAGCAAGTCCTGCCGATTCCGACACAACGAACTGAAGCAGCAGATACTTATTTGACAGCAACCGTTCCCTTTTATGGCGAAGTGGGTAGTATTAACGAACCACTCATGTTCTATCGCATTCACGGCAAAAATCGACAAGCCCACAGCGGTAACTGGTCGCGGATGCTGCATCAGCGCGAGTTAACTGCTGCCTATGTCGATCGCGCAGCTGCCACAGTCGGACTCGTCGAGCGCTCCAATCTCCAGCGGGATGTAGACTATCGCAGTTTCAAAGCTATCGAGCGAGGTAAAGGCAGTTGGATCGGAGCATTGCAAGTCGCGTGGTTGTCCTGGCAAGAAAGTCAGGCAATCGGGCGGAGTATGAAGGATACCCTCGTCAGGTTAGTGTTTCGTAGTACCTGCACTCTATTTCCACAGCAGGGTATCTTGCTGCTGCGATATGGGTTGCGCGGTTACGTGCGTTGGAAATTCTTGGGTCAAGCACCAAAAACATAA
- a CDS encoding glycosyltransferase, with protein MIVYTLGTIFFPFDRAVDWLQILLEQEIIVEPVLLQHGATSTRLNHPLLTSVPSLSRHEMYAAAQQASLVISHAGQGSTRMLAEMGACFVLLPRLKCYGEHVDDHQLLFARAVEKYGIQHCIELQQLLEYVKERPSPFQGKLFNAPSLVMHLIERYRSLELQK; from the coding sequence ATGATTGTTTACACGCTTGGAACTATCTTTTTTCCTTTCGATCGCGCTGTTGATTGGTTGCAAATACTACTCGAACAAGAAATCATTGTCGAACCAGTATTACTTCAGCATGGTGCGACATCGACTCGGTTGAACCATCCCCTGTTAACTAGCGTGCCTTCACTCAGTCGCCATGAAATGTATGCAGCGGCACAGCAGGCTTCATTAGTTATTTCACATGCAGGGCAAGGTTCTACACGAATGCTAGCAGAAATGGGTGCTTGTTTTGTTCTGCTCCCAAGGCTGAAATGTTATGGAGAACATGTAGACGACCATCAACTCTTATTCGCTCGTGCTGTAGAGAAATATGGCATACAACACTGTATCGAACTTCAGCAGTTACTTGAATATGTAAAGGAGCGTCCTTCTCCCTTTCAAGGAAAATTATTTAACGCTCCTTCACTCGTGATGCATCTAATTGAACGATATAGAAGTTTGGAACTTCAGAAATAA
- the pssD gene encoding PssD/Cps14F family polysaccharide biosynthesis glycosyltransferase translates to MKLLLVCNPGGHFSTMMGLKSFWSTYEREWVTYRHYDTQKLSEKERVYWVAMQEARMLVRAFINFFKALVVLRQSKPDLVLSTGASIAVPFIIASKLYGIKTVFIESISRSGNLSLTGRIVYHLVDEFYVQWPECVERYPKAQYKGVVV, encoded by the coding sequence ATGAAATTATTATTGGTCTGCAATCCAGGGGGTCATTTTTCTACCATGATGGGTTTGAAAAGCTTTTGGTCTACCTACGAAAGAGAGTGGGTGACTTATCGGCATTATGACACGCAAAAATTAAGCGAAAAAGAACGGGTTTATTGGGTAGCCATGCAGGAAGCTCGGATGTTAGTTAGAGCATTTATCAACTTCTTTAAAGCCTTAGTTGTTTTGCGCCAAAGCAAACCCGATTTAGTCCTCTCCACGGGAGCTAGCATAGCCGTACCATTTATCATAGCTAGCAAATTGTATGGCATTAAAACAGTTTTTATTGAGAGTATCTCGCGCTCGGGTAATTTAAGCCTCACTGGCAGAATTGTTTATCACTTAGTAGATGAATTTTACGTCCAATGGCCCGAGTGTGTAGAACGCTATCCCAAGGCTCAATACAAAGGTGTAGTTGTGTAA
- a CDS encoding polysaccharide lyase, with amino-acid sequence MTVENCNKFAKVWKRRSLRTALGTIFLGTALFASVGIHQSHAGIIESSTEITQSRNKGCSGMEPSYNIKRAGQTAFKHWVNRCGERSEIEKNKTKIGETYWYGWSIFIPTDWKDNDAGFDILNQFGAYPTKKGRKHPCGGIGSKISRKGDSVGFDLQRSGGSVDAVCTRFNIAKVAELRGQWTDFVMHVKWTGNQDGFLKLWLKTGNGNYVQKINHQGATFWNDEGTGPYFKMGLYKGNPNFQGPAPRVVYTDEYRLGDANSGFGQVAP; translated from the coding sequence ATGACCGTTGAGAATTGCAATAAGTTTGCCAAAGTTTGGAAACGGCGATCGCTACGCACGGCTTTAGGCACGATATTCTTGGGTACGGCTTTGTTTGCTTCAGTAGGAATACATCAATCCCATGCCGGAATTATTGAGTCATCGACTGAAATTACGCAGTCTAGAAACAAAGGCTGCTCGGGAATGGAGCCTTCCTACAACATTAAGAGAGCTGGACAGACAGCTTTCAAACATTGGGTAAACCGTTGCGGCGAACGATCTGAAATCGAAAAGAATAAAACCAAAATTGGTGAAACTTATTGGTATGGGTGGTCTATATTCATCCCCACGGACTGGAAAGATAATGACGCAGGATTTGATATTTTGAATCAATTTGGGGCTTATCCCACCAAAAAAGGCAGAAAACATCCCTGTGGTGGCATTGGTTCCAAAATTTCTCGCAAAGGCGATTCCGTTGGATTCGATCTTCAACGCAGCGGTGGTTCTGTTGATGCCGTATGTACTCGATTTAACATAGCCAAGGTTGCGGAACTACGAGGGCAGTGGACTGATTTTGTCATGCATGTGAAATGGACGGGAAATCAAGACGGATTCCTCAAACTTTGGTTGAAAACAGGCAACGGCAACTACGTTCAAAAAATTAACCATCAAGGAGCTACTTTCTGGAACGATGAAGGCACGGGACCGTACTTCAAGATGGGTTTGTATAAAGGCAATCCTAACTTTCAGGGTCCTGCTCCTAGAGTTGTCTATACTGACGAATATCGCCTGGGAGATGCTAATTCCGGCTTTGGACAAGTTGCACCATAA